CGGTGCCCTTGATCTTCACCATCAGCCCCATGAAGGTGTACACGAAGCCTGCAGCCATCACGCCGCCCATGGTCTCGGCCAGGCCGAACTGGCCCTTGGCGAGAATGATCGGGGTGATGAACGCAAAGCTCGAGGCCAGGAACACCGGCACCTGACGGCCGGTGACCAGCTGGAACAGCAGGGTGCCGATGCCGGCAGTGAACAGTGCCACGTTCGGATCGAGGCCGGTGATCAGCGGCATCAGCACCAGCGCGCCAAATGCCACGAAGAGCATCTGCGCGCCCGAAACGACCTGGCGCCAGAGCGGGTCGTTGAAGCCGTCCTGCATGGTCAGGCGTCCTTCTGCTTGGTGCCGAAGATCTTGTCACCGGCATCACCCAGGCCTGGCACGATATAGCCGTGCTCGTTCAGGCGCTCGTCGATCGACGCGGTGTAGATGCGCACGTCCGGGTGGGCTTTTTCCACCACCTCGATGCCTTCAGGCGCCGCAACCAGGACCATCGCGCGGATTTCCTTGCAGCCTGCCTTCTTCAGCAGCTCGATGGTGGCGACCATCGAACCACCGGTGGCCAGCATCGGGTCGATGATCAGGGCCAGGCGCTGGTTGATGTCCGGCGCGAGCTTTTCCAGGTAGGTGTGGGCTTCGAGGGTTTCCTCGTTGCGGGCAACGCCGACGGCACTGACCTTGGCGCCAGGGATCAGGCTGAGCACGCCGTCGAGCATGCCGATGCCTGCCCGCAGAATCGGTACCACGGTAATCTTCTTGCCGGCGATTTTTTCCACCTGAACCTTGCCACACCAGCCGTCGATCTCGTAGCTTTCGAGGGGCAGGTCCTGGGTGGCTTCATAGGTCAGAAGGGCGCCGACTTCCTGGGCGAGTTCGCGAAAATTCTTGGTGCTGATGTCGGCACGGCGCATCAGGCCGAGCTTGTGGCGGATCAGCGGATGGCGGATCTCACGAGTGGGCATAGGGGGGCTCCGAAAGGCGGGCAAAAAAACCGCGCTAGATTAATCTATTCAGCCTTTGCTGTCGTGCAGTCCTTTTGCACGTTAGTCCATAAATGCTTGATCTGTGACGAGCGGATGCGTACCTTTGCCCGCTTTTCCAAAATGCACCCCCGGAGAGCGCCATGTCCGCTGATCTCGAGCACATCCGTCAAGTCATGCGCGAGGCAGACTGCCTGTACAACGAAGCCGAAGTGGAAGCGGCCATTGCCAAAGTGGGCGAACAGATCTGCAAGGATCTGCACGACAAGAACCCGGTGGTGTTCTGCGTCATGAACGGCGGCCTGATCTTCGCTGGCAAACTGCTGACCCACCTGCAGTTCCCGCTGGAGGCCTCGTACCTGCACGCCACCCGCTACCGCAACCAGACCAGCGGTGGTGAGTTGTTCTGGAAGGCCAAGCCTGAAGTGTCGTTCATCGACCGCGATGTGCTGATCGTCGATGACATTCTCGACGAAGGCCACACCCTCAGTGCCATCATCGAATTCTGCAAGCACGCCGGCGCCCGTTCGGTGCATACCGCCGTGCTGATCGACAAGGATCACGACCGCAAGGCCAGCCCTGATCTGAAGGCCAGCTACGTCGGGCTGCCCTGCGTGGACCGCTACATCTTCGGTTATGGCATGGACTATAAAGGTTACTGGCGTAACGCAAACGGCATCTTCGCCGTCAAGGGACTATGACCATGAGCCAGCCCGCGTACATTGATCGATCTCTGTTTGCCGGACTGGCGCAAAAAGCGGCCGAATCGCCGCGTGGGCGTTTTCACCACAGCTTTCATGACGCCCAAGAGCCCTTCCATCGCATGGCCGTCGGGTTGCAGCCGTCGACCTATGTTGCGCCGCACCGGCACCTCAGTGAGGACAAGGCTGAAACCTTGCTGGCACTGAAGGGGCGGCTGGGGCTGCTGGTATTCGACGATCAGGGTGCAGTCATCGACAAGCGAGTCCTCCAGGCTGGAGGTGACTGTATCGGCGTGGACCTGCCGCCTCGTGTCTACCATTCGGTGGTGGTGCTGGAGCCCGACAGTGTGTTGTTCGACTGCAAGGCAGGGCCCTACATGCCGTTGGCCGAGGATGAGCAGGCTCAATGGGCGCCTCGTGAAGGCGAAGCGGGTATGGCCGAGTACCACGCCTGGATGATCGCGCAGTTCGATTGATTGCGCGCTCGGGTCGCGTGCTAGAGTGCGCCTTCATGCCAAGGAGCCTCACATGCGTGCGATTCTTCCCCTGCTGCTGGCGGTGAGCCTGCCCCTCGCCGCCGCCCCCCTGCACAGCCAGTTTCTCCCGCCCGATGACCAGGCCCTGCGCCAGGAAGCGCCCACCGCCCAGCAGCTGCTGCAGGTGACCGATTATTCGGTGGTAGTCGGTGCCCAGCGCCAGTCCGACCAGCAGCCCATTCCGATTACCGCCTCGCTGCAGATGCGCCTGAAGGGCAAGCCGCTGAGCAAGGGCGCGACCATCGGCCAGGTGTTGCTCACCTTCGATGGCGAAGCGGGCAAGAGCCTGAAGAAGCCGGTATACGACGACAAGACCCGCACCTTGAGCCTCAACTACCCGGTCAGTGATTACCGAGTGATCATGGACCTGCTGCGCAACGAGACCGTGTACGTGCAGTTCCTCACCTATGCCAATGGCCATGTCTGGGCCGACCTGCACACCGGTACCGTACGTACGCGTTGAGGGGCGCCGCCTGTGGGGGGTACACTGCCGGCCTTCGAAAATCCCGTGATGGTCCAGTTGGAGCCGGCAATGCGCAAAGACAAGAAGCAGGTGATTGGTGACGAGATCAGCGATGACTACGTCAAGACGTTCCTCCAGTTCGAGCCGGCCGATGGCCTGACCTCGCCGTCGCTGCACAAGCTGGTCAAGGCCTACCGTGGCCTGCGTGTCGATGACTTCGAGCGTTTCGTCGGCTTCTTCGTCGCGGCCGGTTTTGACCTCGATGGCAAGGACGAGCACGGCAAGACCTTCGTCGAGCAGATCGCTGACCAGCGCAATGCGCCCGAGTACATCGAGATCATCGACAAGGCCCGCGGCTGATCTAGCCTGCACCGGCCTATCGCCGGCAAGCCCCTCCCACAGGTACACCTCGGTTCTTGAGATCTGTGCTGTACCTGTGGGAGCCGGCTTGCCGGCGATGAGGCCGACGAAGTACAGGCACAAAAAAACGCCCCGAGGGGCGTTTTTTCGTTTCAGCCGGTTCAGGCGTAATGCTTGGCCGGGCTGTCCTCCACCAGTTCCAGCGCCACATCGTTTTCGGCGCTGATCTTGCGGTACAGCGCTGCATCGGTGGCCAGGGTCTTCTCGCGAGCCGGGAAGATCTCCTTGAGCTTGGCAGCCCATGCACCCTTGGCCTGCTCGGGGAAGCAGCGTTCGATCAGCTCGAGCATGATCGACACGGTCACCGAAGCTCCCGGCGAAGCGCCGAGCAATGCTGCCAGGCTGCCGTCCTGGGCCGAGACCAGCTCGGTGCCGAACTGCAGGATGCCGCCTTTTTTCGGGTCTTTCTTGATGATCTGCACACGTTGGCCAGCCACTTCCAGGCGCCAGTCTTCTGCCTTGGCCTGCGGGTAGAAGCGACGCAGCGACTCCAGGCGCTGTTCCATCGACTGCATCACTTCGCTGACCAGGTACTTGGTCAGGTCCATGTTGTCGCGGGCCACGGCCAGCATCGGGCCGATGTTGCCCATGCGCACCGACAGCGGGAGGTCCATCAACGAACCGTGCTTGAGGAACTTGGTGGTGAAGCCGGCGTACGGGCCGAACAGCAGCGAGGTCTTGCCGTCCACCACGCGGGTGTCCAGGTGCGGTACCGACATCGGTGGCGCACCGACCGCGGCCTGGCTGTAGACCTTGGCCTGGTGCTGCTTGACGATTTCCGGGTTGTCGCAACGCAGCCACTGGCCGCTGACCGGGAAGCCGCCGAAACCTTTGCTCTCCGGGATACCCGACAGCTGCAGCAGCGGCAGAGCCGCGCCGCCAGCGCCGAGGAACACGAA
The Pseudomonas sp. KU43P genome window above contains:
- the upp gene encoding uracil phosphoribosyltransferase codes for the protein MPTREIRHPLIRHKLGLMRRADISTKNFRELAQEVGALLTYEATQDLPLESYEIDGWCGKVQVEKIAGKKITVVPILRAGIGMLDGVLSLIPGAKVSAVGVARNEETLEAHTYLEKLAPDINQRLALIIDPMLATGGSMVATIELLKKAGCKEIRAMVLVAAPEGIEVVEKAHPDVRIYTASIDERLNEHGYIVPGLGDAGDKIFGTKQKDA
- a CDS encoding PA4642 family protein; protein product: MRKDKKQVIGDEISDDYVKTFLQFEPADGLTSPSLHKLVKAYRGLRVDDFERFVGFFVAAGFDLDGKDEHGKTFVEQIADQRNAPEYIEIIDKARG
- a CDS encoding WbuC family cupin fold metalloprotein gives rise to the protein MSQPAYIDRSLFAGLAQKAAESPRGRFHHSFHDAQEPFHRMAVGLQPSTYVAPHRHLSEDKAETLLALKGRLGLLVFDDQGAVIDKRVLQAGGDCIGVDLPPRVYHSVVVLEPDSVLFDCKAGPYMPLAEDEQAQWAPREGEAGMAEYHAWMIAQFD
- a CDS encoding hypoxanthine-guanine phosphoribosyltransferase, with the protein product MSADLEHIRQVMREADCLYNEAEVEAAIAKVGEQICKDLHDKNPVVFCVMNGGLIFAGKLLTHLQFPLEASYLHATRYRNQTSGGELFWKAKPEVSFIDRDVLIVDDILDEGHTLSAIIEFCKHAGARSVHTAVLIDKDHDRKASPDLKASYVGLPCVDRYIFGYGMDYKGYWRNANGIFAVKGL
- the mqo gene encoding malate dehydrogenase (quinone), yielding MAQNESVDVVLVGAGIMSATLAVLLKELDPTLKLEVVEAMDSGAAESSNPWNNAGTGHAGLCELNYTPQAADGSIDIKKAVHINTQFEVSRQFWAYLSRKGNFGSARAFINPVPHLSYVEGDKGVSFLKKRFELLKQHHAFAEMEYTEDKAVMKDWMPLMMPGRPADQHIAATRVTKGTDVNFGALTNKLLKLLGDSPDAQVKYSKKVVGLRRNGKGWTVSIKDVNSGGSREVDARFVFLGAGGAALPLLQLSGIPESKGFGGFPVSGQWLRCDNPEIVKQHQAKVYSQAAVGAPPMSVPHLDTRVVDGKTSLLFGPYAGFTTKFLKHGSLMDLPLSVRMGNIGPMLAVARDNMDLTKYLVSEVMQSMEQRLESLRRFYPQAKAEDWRLEVAGQRVQIIKKDPKKGGILQFGTELVSAQDGSLAALLGASPGASVTVSIMLELIERCFPEQAKGAWAAKLKEIFPAREKTLATDAALYRKISAENDVALELVEDSPAKHYA